CTTTTGCATCAAATTCATTTTAAACATGAAAAAATACTTTTACTTTTTATCATTTTTACTTTTACTTATCTCTTGTACAGAAGATGTAAGATTTAATAATCCAGCTTTTCAGACTTTAAAAGACAATAATTTTTGGAGGGCTCAAGCTTATGAAGCAGGAACAGAATCGAATGGAACTTTTGTTATACACGGTTCTCTAGGGTATGAACAAATAAGTTTTAAACTTCCTGCGCCAATCGTAAAGACCTATGTTTTAGGCTTAGATGATATTACAATAGCTATTTACAAAAACACTTATAAAGGACAAGAAGCAGAATTTAGTACGGGAGTTGCCAAAGGAAGCGGGCAAATTGTCGTGACGGAATATAATACGGACGAAAAAACTATTTCGGGAACCTTTAAATTTACTGTAGTTAATACTGATCCTAGTGCTGAGAAGCAAGAAATGCACTTTTCGGAAGGTGTTTTTTACAAAATTCCGGTTGCTCCAGAAGGAAATTTTGTTCCTGTTGATTAGGTTATTTGTCTAAATATATTTTGTAAAATCAAAATAAAAACTTAAATAAACTAATATATAGTAGATTACAGAATAATAAGAGTACATTTGCTTATTATTATAAATAAATATCTATGAATATTTTTGTTGGAAGCCTTCCATTCAGTATTGAGGAAGCAGATTTAAGAGAGTCTTTTGAGGCTTATGGAACAGTTGACTCTGTTAAAATTATTACTGATAAATTTACTGGAAGAAGTAAAGGCTTTGGTTTTGTTGAAATGCCAAATGATAGCGAAGCTCAGAAAGCTATCGACGAATTGAACGGTGCTGTTGTTTCAGGACGTACAATTGTTGTAAACAAGTCTGAGCCAAAACCAGAAGGCGAAAGAAGAAGTTTTAATAACAACCGTGGAGGAGACTCTCGTGGAAGTTATGGAAACAACCGTGGAGGAAATGACCGCGGAAACAGAGGAGGATATTAATATTTTTTTTCTAAAATATAAAGGGATCAACGAAAGTTGATCCCTTTTTTTGTGTTGTTTTTTGTAGAGACGCACCGTAGTGCGTCTAATATAACGAGAAGACGCACTGCGGTGCGTCTCTACGATTTCTTATACATTCGCAGCTAACCAGTCACCAACTTCTTTAGTACCGTATGCTTTGCCTCCATTGGCTAAATCTTCGGTAACTACTCCAGCTTCTAGAGCCTTGTTTACCGCATCTCTCATTGCTTTTCCTTCTTCCATCAATCCGAAGTTTTCGAACATCATAGCAGCAGATAAAATAGTAGCCATTGGGTTGGCAATGTTTAATCCTGTAGCTTGTGGATATGAACCGTGAATAGGTTCAAACAAAGATACTTCAGCTCCCATAGAAGCAGAAGGCATTAATCCCATTGAACCAGAAATTACAGAAGCTTCGTCTGTTAAAATATCTCCAAATAAGTTTTCAGTAATCAATACATCATAAGAGTTTGGCCATTGTACCAAACGCATAGCAACCGCATCAACAAATTCGTAGCTTACTTCAACTTCTGGATAATCTTTTTCCATTGCCTGAACTGTTTCTCTCCATAAACGTGAAGTTTCTAGAACGTTAGCTTTATCAACACAACATAATTTTTTAGAACGTGTCATTGCTAATTCGAAACCTTTTTTAGCCAAACGCTGCACTTCAGCTCTTGTGTAAACACAGTTGTCAAATGCAGTATCACCATTGTCTCTTCTTCCTTTTTCACCAAAGTAAATTCCGCCAGTTAATTCTCTTAAGAAAACTAAGTCAGTTCCTTCAATTCTTTCTCTTTTTAATGGAGATTTATCTAATAACGAAGGGAATGTAAAAGTTGGTCTTACGTTTGCAAACAAACCTAATGCTTTACGCATTTTTAACAAACCTTGTTCTGGTCTTACAGGTGCAGAAGGATCATTGTCATATTTAGGGTGGCCAATTGCTCCAAAAAGAACTGCATCAGCATTTTTACAAACTTCATGTGTTGCATCTGGATAAGGTTCTCCTACCGCATCAATTGCAGCAGCTCCAGTTAAAGCTGGTTTCCAAGTGATTTCATGTCCGAATTTTTTGGCAATAGCATCAGATACTTTTACTGCTTCATTTATTACTTCTGGTCCGATTCCGTCTCCGGCTAAAAGGGCTATGTTTAATTTCATTCTATATTTTTTAAGGTTCTAAGATTCTGAGTTGCTAAGGTTCTAAGATTTTTACTCTTAGTGGCTTAGTTTTTTTTAAAAGGTTCTAAGGTTCTGAGTTGATAAGATTCTAAGGTCAAAGAAAAATCTTAGAATCTTAGTGTCTTAGTGCCTTAGGTAATTATATTAAGCATTTTTTGCGTTGCAATAATAGCTGCAACAGTTTGATCTGAATCTAATCCGCGGGTTTTGAATTCTTTTCCGTTATTGACCCATGTAATAATAGTTTCGCACAACGCATCAGAACTACTTCCTGGAGGGATTCTTACTGCATAATCAATTAATTTTGGCAGTGTTAATTTCTTTTGTTTGTAAATTTTAGACAATGCATTCATGAAAGCATCAAACTGACCGTCTCCTTGTGCATTTTCTTCGATTATTTCTCCGTTTAAATTTAAAGATAAAGTCGTAGATGGGCGCATTCCTTTAGAATGAACCAGCATATAAGAATTTATAGTTATTTTTTCTTCGTAAGTATGACTGTCCAAAACATCCGAAATAATGTATGGAAGATCTTCTTTTGTTACGGTTTCTTTTTTGTCACCTAGTTCGATAATTCTTTGGGTCACCAATTTCAAATCTTCGTTGTTTAATTTTAAACCTAATTCCTGAAGATTCTTTTCGATATTGGCTTTTCCAGAAGTTTTTCCGAGAGCGTATTTTCTTTTTCTCCCAAAACGTTCTGGAAGTAAATCGTTAAAATATAAATTGTTTTTGTTGTCACCATCGGCGTGAATTCCGGCAGTCTGCGTAAAAACGTTATCGCCTACAATTGGTTTGTTAGCTGGAATTCTATAACCTGTAAAAGTTTCAACTAGTTTGCTTACAGAATACAAAGAAGTTTCTTTGATATTGATGCTCGCTTCCGGCATATAATCATTTATTACAGCTACAGTACTTTCAAGCGGTGCATTTCCGGCACGTTCTCCCATTCCGTTTACGGTAACGTGAAGGCCGTTTATACCAGCTTTTACAGCTTCCATAACATTGGCAACGCTTAAATCGTAGTCGTTATGTGCGTGGAAATCAAAGTGAATGTTTGGATATTTTGCTCTGATTTTTGAAATAAACTCAAAAGTTAGAGAGGGAATTAAAACGCCTAAAGTATCAGGAAGTAAAACTCTTTTTATTGGCTGAGTTGCTAAGAAATCTAGAAATTGAAAAACATAATCTGGAGAATTTCGCATTCCGTTGCTCCAGTCTTCCAGATAAACATTAGTTTCAATATTATTTTCTTTAGCTGATGTTATTGCCTGAGCAATTTCGGAAAAGTGCTGTTCTGGCGTTTTTTTTAATTGATGCGTTAAGTGATTCATTGAGCCTTTGGTCAATAAATTCTGAACTTTGGCACCTGCTTTTTTCATCCATTCAATTGAAACTCCTCCATCAACAAACGTCAGAACTTCAATTCTGTTAATATAGCCACGCTCTTCGGCCCAAGAAGTAATGCCTTTTACGGCTTGGAATTCTCCTTCGCTCACGCGCGCCGAAGCAATTTCGATTCTATCAATATTTAATTCCTCCAACAACAATTGCGCAATGGTCAGTTTTTCTGCAGCAGAAAATGATACTCCAGAGGTTTGTTCACCATCACGAAGTGTCGTATCCATTATTTCAATTTT
The Flavobacterium humidisoli DNA segment above includes these coding regions:
- the leuB gene encoding 3-isopropylmalate dehydrogenase, with the protein product MKLNIALLAGDGIGPEVINEAVKVSDAIAKKFGHEITWKPALTGAAAIDAVGEPYPDATHEVCKNADAVLFGAIGHPKYDNDPSAPVRPEQGLLKMRKALGLFANVRPTFTFPSLLDKSPLKRERIEGTDLVFLRELTGGIYFGEKGRRDNGDTAFDNCVYTRAEVQRLAKKGFELAMTRSKKLCCVDKANVLETSRLWRETVQAMEKDYPEVEVSYEFVDAVAMRLVQWPNSYDVLITENLFGDILTDEASVISGSMGLMPSASMGAEVSLFEPIHGSYPQATGLNIANPMATILSAAMMFENFGLMEEGKAMRDAVNKALEAGVVTEDLANGGKAYGTKEVGDWLAANV
- a CDS encoding RNA recognition motif domain-containing protein, translating into MNIFVGSLPFSIEEADLRESFEAYGTVDSVKIITDKFTGRSKGFGFVEMPNDSEAQKAIDELNGAVVSGRTIVVNKSEPKPEGERRSFNNNRGGDSRGSYGNNRGGNDRGNRGGY
- a CDS encoding DUF6252 family protein, with translation MKKYFYFLSFLLLLISCTEDVRFNNPAFQTLKDNNFWRAQAYEAGTESNGTFVIHGSLGYEQISFKLPAPIVKTYVLGLDDITIAIYKNTYKGQEAEFSTGVAKGSGQIVVTEYNTDEKTISGTFKFTVVNTDPSAEKQEMHFSEGVFYKIPVAPEGNFVPVD
- a CDS encoding alpha-isopropylmalate synthase regulatory domain-containing protein: MEKRKIEIMDTTLRDGEQTSGVSFSAAEKLTIAQLLLEELNIDRIEIASARVSEGEFQAVKGITSWAEERGYINRIEVLTFVDGGVSIEWMKKAGAKVQNLLTKGSMNHLTHQLKKTPEQHFSEIAQAITSAKENNIETNVYLEDWSNGMRNSPDYVFQFLDFLATQPIKRVLLPDTLGVLIPSLTFEFISKIRAKYPNIHFDFHAHNDYDLSVANVMEAVKAGINGLHVTVNGMGERAGNAPLESTVAVINDYMPEASINIKETSLYSVSKLVETFTGYRIPANKPIVGDNVFTQTAGIHADGDNKNNLYFNDLLPERFGRKRKYALGKTSGKANIEKNLQELGLKLNNEDLKLVTQRIIELGDKKETVTKEDLPYIISDVLDSHTYEEKITINSYMLVHSKGMRPSTTLSLNLNGEIIEENAQGDGQFDAFMNALSKIYKQKKLTLPKLIDYAVRIPPGSSSDALCETIITWVNNGKEFKTRGLDSDQTVAAIIATQKMLNIIT